The Hyphomonas sediminis genome contains the following window.
CACGAATCCGGACCGTCGCTGTCGGAGGAATGAAAGATGAAGACCTATGCCCTCGCCGCCCTTGCGGCCCTGATCCTCGCCCAGCCGGCCCTGGCTGATACCGACAGCAGCAGAAGCGCCGCCGCCGGCGTTGCGCTGGGAAGCGCCCGCGCCGTGGCCACAGCCCCTGCAGCGCAGAAGAGCGACGCGCTGGAGAAAGCTTCGCGCACCGGCAATTTCAAGACATTCCTTTCCGCCATCGACGCAGCAGGCATTGAAGGCGATCTTGGCCAGCTTGGCCCCTACACCCTGTTTGCGCCGACCGACGCGGCCTTTGCCAAGCTGCCCGCCGGCGCGATGGACCGCCTGATGCAGCCGGAAAACCGCGACCAGCTGATCGCGCTGATCCGCATGCATGTGGTGGCCGGCCAGGCGCTGACCGCCGACAAGATGGCCGGACAGCAGATGACCGCTGAAACCCTGAACGGCCCCGTGGCAATTGACGGAACAGACCCCTCTGCCGTGTGGATCAATGCCGTGACCGTTGAAGGCCCTGGCATTCGCGGCAAGGACGGCGTGGTGCTGGCCATCGACTCGCTGCTGCTGCCGTAAGCGATCCTGTTCTTCCGCAGGGGTCCCTCCCCCTTTGCGAGATGCCCGGTCT
Protein-coding sequences here:
- a CDS encoding fasciclin domain-containing protein produces the protein MKTYALAALAALILAQPALADTDSSRSAAAGVALGSARAVATAPAAQKSDALEKASRTGNFKTFLSAIDAAGIEGDLGQLGPYTLFAPTDAAFAKLPAGAMDRLMQPENRDQLIALIRMHVVAGQALTADKMAGQQMTAETLNGPVAIDGTDPSAVWINAVTVEGPGIRGKDGVVLAIDSLLLP